A window of the Aquimarina spinulae genome harbors these coding sequences:
- a CDS encoding PepSY-associated TM helix domain-containing protein, with protein MKKNKKLNQWLWKWHFIAGLISLPFIIVLSITGGIYLFKADYEASKQKHIKEVIVQGAPISLQKQWEIANKNAIKKPNTMVLTSTANQATEFISGRFGGKSSLYVNPYSGNVSGEIITRDTNMFKIRKLHGELLTGKFGTKIVELIASWMVVLILTGLYVWWPDRGRKIKGIFIPRTNEGKRTFYRDIHAITGFWISGLLLLILAGGFPWTDVVGENFKNLQKITNTGYPITWKGHQLQSKDKGDALTLDQMAAKAEALHLPGKVFVHFPKGPKSVFSVSNANPSDLNTQKKIHFDQYSGKQILSNNWDDVGILMRGRMWVMAFHQGEFGAWSWWLMLLTAIALTIMSISALVSYILRKRKGNWGVPKVPVTFKIGYGIIILIGILAIVFPLFGISLLLIISTEYLRNKIKKS; from the coding sequence ATGAAAAAAAATAAAAAATTAAATCAATGGCTATGGAAATGGCACTTCATTGCTGGATTAATATCTCTTCCGTTTATCATTGTACTTTCTATAACCGGCGGGATATATCTATTCAAAGCAGATTATGAGGCCTCGAAACAAAAGCATATTAAAGAGGTCATTGTACAAGGAGCTCCTATTTCTCTACAAAAACAGTGGGAAATCGCAAACAAAAATGCTATCAAAAAGCCCAATACAATGGTTCTAACTTCTACTGCTAACCAAGCCACTGAGTTTATATCTGGTCGTTTTGGTGGTAAAAGCAGTTTGTATGTAAATCCATATTCGGGAAATGTTTCTGGAGAAATCATCACCAGAGATACAAACATGTTTAAAATTAGAAAACTGCACGGTGAATTGCTCACAGGTAAATTTGGAACCAAAATCGTTGAACTTATTGCTAGTTGGATGGTGGTTCTAATACTCACCGGGTTATATGTTTGGTGGCCCGATCGTGGTCGCAAAATAAAAGGTATTTTTATACCCAGAACAAACGAAGGAAAGAGAACATTTTATAGAGATATACATGCCATTACAGGATTTTGGATTTCTGGATTATTACTCCTTATTCTGGCCGGTGGTTTTCCCTGGACAGATGTTGTTGGTGAGAATTTTAAAAATCTTCAAAAAATAACCAATACAGGCTACCCAATTACATGGAAAGGACATCAATTACAATCAAAAGATAAAGGAGATGCGTTAACATTAGATCAGATGGCAGCCAAAGCAGAAGCACTTCACCTTCCGGGAAAAGTATTCGTTCATTTTCCAAAAGGCCCTAAAAGTGTTTTTAGCGTGTCTAATGCAAATCCATCGGATCTGAATACTCAAAAAAAGATTCATTTTGATCAATATTCTGGCAAGCAAATTCTATCTAATAATTGGGATGACGTAGGGATTTTAATGCGTGGTCGAATGTGGGTTATGGCATTTCATCAAGGAGAGTTCGGAGCCTGGAGCTGGTGGTTGATGTTACTAACTGCAATAGCATTAACTATAATGAGTATTTCTGCATTGGTTTCTTATATATTACGAAAGCGTAAAGGAAATTGGGGAGTCCCAAAAGTACCCGTAACCTTCAAAATCGGGTATGGAATCATCATACTGATAGGAATCTTAGCCATCGTATTTCCTTTATTCGGAATAAGTCTTCTTTTGATTATTAGTACAGAATATCTAAGAAATAAAATAAAAAAGTCTTAA
- a CDS encoding Ig-like domain-containing protein, whose amino-acid sequence MFKKHTNSVNFIKINCSWRQLICTTLFLTVILSVFPHGTVTYPPSRVWNCFQEDPESPDSAACVAAVASHGTQPLYDWSEINQANANGNHQQYVMDGNLASGGRPEKYGGMDQVRSDWVSTKVSPGPFTVTWTNHAPHATAYYEVYITKASWTPDQPLTWDSLELLVRTPPSGAERIVNIPVTLPVRTGKHVIYSVWQRSDSPEAFYSTSDINFDGGGTDTQAPSVPTGLGASNATQTTVDLAWNAATDNVAVTGYDIYQGNTIVATATGTSHQVTGLTANTSYSFRIKAKDAANNQSGFSNTATATTLADTGGGNCTGIPQYVAGTSYSKDQEVQNEGEKFTCNIPGWCSSAAAWAYAPGTGAHWQDAWSKTGDCTGGTPNTSPTISITSPSDNSSFQEGASVTMSASAADTDGTVSKVEFYNGSTKLGEDTSSPYEYVWQNVSAGNYAITAKATDNQGASTISSVINITVNGVNNTPPTVTITSPNNNDSFNEGTSISVTANASDSDGTITKVEFFNGTTKLGEDTSSPYAYTISNASVGNYTLTAKATDNGGATSTSSAISISVTTVGNGNCDGLPQYVAGTSYSKDQEVQNEGEKFKCNIPGWCSSAAAWAYAPGTGAHWQSAWSKTGDCGGGTGGAPVVNITSPSNGATYTADSSVVVNATATDDGTVTKVEFFNGTTKLGEDTTNPYSYTITNAQSGSYSLTAVATDNENNQTTSDPVVIRSSTGGGNNNLPGKILVGYWHNFDNGSTTPRLSEVSRDWDVICVAFAEPKAGSTADMLFSPYSIYNGNTQAFIDDVATVKSRGQKVLISIGGANARVELNNETEKNLFVSSMTNIINTYGFNGLDIDLEGSSLSLGSGDSDFRNPTTAKIKNLIAATKAIRTNIGANRFILSMAPETAYVQGAYGNYSGIFGAYLPVIHALRNEMDYIHVQHYNTGSMFGGDGKIYQPATADFHVAMAEMLITGFPVAQTGLTFPGLRADQVAIGLPATTQAAGSGYTSEAVVQQALDYLIKGTSYPGRTYTTSSTYPSFRGLMTWSINWDLVNNSTFSSSHRAYLDGLGARAANAQNSVGKVFPNPISGNIINVALDGSISKSGSDYFRFQIFNTNGIEVYNFQNDRLQRGESVKSFDIGELESGMYFYTISVSKNKTTGKIIRE is encoded by the coding sequence ATGTTTAAAAAACACACAAACTCAGTAAATTTTATTAAAATTAATTGTTCATGGAGACAGTTAATTTGTACGACCTTATTTCTAACAGTAATTCTATCTGTTTTTCCCCATGGCACAGTAACATACCCTCCAAGTCGTGTTTGGAATTGTTTTCAGGAAGACCCTGAAAGTCCAGATTCTGCGGCTTGTGTTGCAGCAGTAGCCTCTCATGGCACACAGCCATTGTATGATTGGAGTGAAATTAATCAAGCGAATGCTAATGGTAATCATCAGCAATATGTGATGGATGGAAATCTGGCTAGCGGCGGCAGGCCCGAAAAATACGGAGGCATGGATCAAGTTAGATCTGATTGGGTGTCGACAAAAGTTTCTCCAGGGCCATTTACAGTTACTTGGACAAATCATGCTCCTCATGCAACTGCTTATTATGAAGTTTATATAACCAAAGCAAGCTGGACACCGGATCAGCCATTAACGTGGGATAGCCTTGAACTTTTAGTACGAACACCTCCAAGTGGAGCAGAAAGAATTGTTAATATTCCGGTAACACTTCCTGTTAGGACAGGTAAACATGTTATTTATAGTGTTTGGCAAAGATCAGACAGTCCAGAAGCATTTTATTCGACTAGTGACATCAATTTTGATGGAGGGGGTACTGATACACAGGCACCTTCTGTTCCTACTGGTTTAGGGGCATCAAATGCTACACAAACTACAGTAGATCTTGCCTGGAATGCTGCTACCGATAATGTAGCTGTAACTGGATATGATATATACCAGGGAAATACTATTGTTGCTACCGCAACTGGTACTTCTCATCAAGTAACTGGATTAACAGCAAACACCTCGTATTCTTTTAGAATAAAAGCAAAGGATGCTGCAAATAATCAATCTGGTTTTAGTAATACTGCAACTGCAACTACGCTTGCTGATACTGGAGGAGGAAACTGTACAGGAATACCACAATATGTAGCAGGTACTTCTTATAGCAAAGATCAGGAAGTACAAAATGAAGGAGAAAAATTTACATGTAATATTCCAGGATGGTGCTCTTCTGCTGCGGCTTGGGCATATGCACCTGGTACTGGTGCCCACTGGCAGGATGCCTGGTCAAAAACAGGAGATTGTACCGGTGGTACTCCTAATACGAGTCCTACTATAAGTATTACTTCTCCAAGTGATAATAGCTCGTTTCAAGAAGGAGCGTCTGTAACAATGTCTGCTAGTGCAGCAGATACAGATGGTACAGTATCTAAAGTTGAATTTTATAACGGTAGTACAAAATTAGGAGAAGATACTTCTAGTCCTTATGAATATGTTTGGCAAAATGTTTCTGCAGGAAATTATGCAATAACAGCCAAAGCAACCGATAACCAAGGAGCATCGACCATATCTTCAGTAATAAATATTACCGTTAATGGAGTTAATAATACTCCTCCAACAGTTACGATTACTTCACCAAATAATAATGACTCTTTTAACGAAGGAACTTCAATCTCTGTTACGGCAAACGCTTCTGATAGTGACGGGACTATTACTAAAGTAGAATTCTTTAACGGAACCACAAAACTGGGAGAGGATACTAGTAGTCCTTATGCATATACAATTTCTAACGCATCTGTAGGAAATTATACATTGACAGCTAAGGCTACTGATAATGGAGGAGCTACTTCAACTTCTTCTGCGATATCAATTTCGGTGACTACAGTAGGAAATGGTAATTGTGATGGGTTACCACAATATGTTGCAGGAACTTCATATAGTAAAGATCAGGAAGTACAAAATGAAGGAGAGAAGTTTAAATGTAATATTCCGGGGTGGTGTTCTTCTGCGGCAGCATGGGCATATGCACCAGGTACTGGAGCTCATTGGCAATCAGCTTGGTCAAAGACAGGTGATTGTGGAGGAGGAACAGGAGGTGCTCCTGTAGTAAATATCACATCTCCTTCAAATGGTGCAACATATACTGCTGATAGTTCTGTTGTTGTTAATGCAACCGCAACCGATGATGGAACCGTTACTAAAGTAGAATTCTTTAATGGAACTACAAAACTAGGAGAAGATACTACTAATCCGTATTCTTATACAATTACCAACGCACAATCTGGTAGTTATTCTTTAACTGCAGTAGCAACCGATAATGAGAATAATCAAACCACTTCTGATCCAGTTGTAATTAGAAGCAGTACAGGAGGAGGAAATAATAATTTACCAGGAAAAATACTGGTAGGGTACTGGCATAATTTTGATAATGGTTCTACTACACCAAGATTGAGCGAGGTATCCAGAGATTGGGATGTGATTTGTGTTGCATTTGCAGAACCTAAAGCGGGAAGTACAGCCGATATGCTATTTAGTCCATATAGTATTTATAATGGAAATACTCAGGCTTTTATAGATGATGTTGCTACTGTAAAGAGTAGAGGACAAAAAGTACTAATTTCTATTGGAGGTGCTAATGCAAGAGTAGAATTGAATAATGAAACTGAAAAGAATTTATTCGTAAGTTCTATGACTAATATTATCAATACATATGGCTTTAATGGATTGGATATAGATTTAGAAGGAAGCTCCCTTTCACTAGGTAGCGGAGATTCTGATTTCAGGAATCCAACTACAGCAAAGATCAAAAATCTTATTGCTGCTACAAAAGCCATTAGAACCAATATAGGTGCAAATAGATTTATATTAAGTATGGCTCCAGAAACGGCGTATGTACAAGGTGCATATGGGAATTATTCTGGAATTTTTGGAGCATATTTACCTGTTATTCATGCACTACGTAATGAAATGGATTATATTCATGTACAGCACTATAATACAGGTTCTATGTTTGGAGGAGATGGAAAAATATACCAGCCAGCCACTGCAGATTTTCATGTGGCTATGGCAGAAATGTTAATTACTGGTTTCCCAGTTGCACAAACTGGACTTACATTTCCTGGACTTAGAGCAGATCAGGTTGCTATTGGATTACCTGCTACTACTCAAGCAGCAGGAAGCGGATATACTTCTGAAGCTGTTGTACAACAAGCACTGGATTATTTGATTAAAGGAACCTCTTATCCAGGAAGAACGTATACAACTAGTTCTACATATCCTAGTTTTAGAGGTTTAATGACCTGGTCTATTAATTGGGATTTGGTAAATAATTCTACCTTCTCTTCAAGCCATAGAGCATATTTGGATGGATTAGGTGCCAGAGCTGCTAATGCACAAAATAGTGTAGGGAAAGTATTTCCTAATCCTATTTCTGGAAATATAATTAATGTTGCCTTAGATGGTTCTATTTCTAAATCAGGTTCTGATTATTTCAGATTCCAGATATTTAATACTAATGGAATTGAAGTTTATAATTTTCAGAATGACAGGCTTCAAAGAGGAGAAAGTGTTAAGAGTTTTGATATCGGTGAACTAGAATCGGGAATGTATTTTTATACGATTTCAGTTTCCAAAAACAAAACAACAGGTAAAATAATTAGAGAGTAA
- a CDS encoding TonB-dependent receptor — protein MKNILVYAVTLCLGVYGYTQQSYKGKIVDHTNNPLSGATIIESNSTTNGVMSDSEGVFKITLENSTEVTISFLGYIPKKVNLTNAFNTIRLAENNVALEEVLVTSASREIQKRSEVPGSIASIHTQAIAETKAFGIDQLVNQVPGVFMSTSRSASNEQHFMAVRTPISTKALFLYLEDGMQIRPTSVFNHNALLEMNNTSFGRVEVLKGPASSIYGSEAIGGSFNFITKNPTEKLSGGIGFQINDLGLTRYEFEVSDQTSENFGFYLGSHYVQREDGPIEHSDYEKLAVTFKTVYDITETARWTTVFDLVDYRSDMSGSLSETDYNEGNYESDQTFTEREAITFRARTTLDKFWNDANKTSFNFMVRNNRMDQIPSYRIRQFRNQGQLTGLGSGEVNSNQFKSFVGLIQHKLDFNFANSSLIIGTTADYSPQDYIAETIQVVVDPETGRNLEYAVNSRDFILNYKANIFNYAGFFQYEISPVEALKVTAALRYDGFEYDYDNQVETVGVNDAVDNFNNLTPKLGVNYNFNTKTGVYANYSQGFAPPQVSTLYRNRNELLSIKPSRYHNYELGGYFTIPSKLKLDAAIYLLEGQNTLITLRDQDDNFFSTNAGKTQSYGIEYGITWIPIEGLSITHNGSYAQHRYVEFYDRGIDYSDTDRETAPNLLGTSLITYRKKYESDFGYSITAEHELVGKYNTSFEDQIDNQDGTFDTATYGGHSVFNLRATIHYKSFEIWGHALNVFDELYAARASFNRFRGENSFTIGNPRAFHLGVKYTF, from the coding sequence ATGAAAAACATATTAGTTTATGCAGTTACCCTATGTTTAGGAGTATACGGCTATACACAACAATCATATAAAGGAAAAATAGTAGATCATACTAACAATCCATTATCAGGGGCAACTATTATTGAATCTAATAGTACCACTAATGGAGTAATGAGTGACTCGGAAGGAGTTTTTAAAATTACATTAGAAAACTCTACTGAAGTCACTATTAGTTTTCTGGGATATATCCCCAAAAAAGTAAATTTAACAAATGCTTTTAATACCATTAGATTAGCAGAAAATAATGTAGCCTTAGAAGAAGTTTTGGTAACCTCTGCCAGTAGAGAAATTCAAAAACGTTCTGAAGTACCGGGGTCTATTGCTTCAATACATACGCAGGCAATTGCCGAAACCAAAGCCTTCGGCATCGATCAATTGGTAAATCAGGTGCCTGGAGTATTTATGTCTACTTCACGATCAGCAAGTAATGAACAACATTTTATGGCTGTTCGTACTCCTATTTCTACAAAAGCGTTGTTCTTATATCTGGAAGACGGTATGCAAATTCGACCTACTTCGGTATTTAATCATAACGCATTATTAGAGATGAACAATACCTCTTTTGGTCGTGTTGAAGTATTAAAAGGTCCGGCTTCAAGTATTTATGGTAGCGAAGCTATCGGAGGTAGTTTTAATTTTATTACCAAAAACCCAACAGAAAAACTTAGTGGCGGTATTGGTTTTCAAATTAATGACTTAGGACTAACTCGGTATGAGTTTGAAGTTTCTGATCAAACCAGTGAAAACTTCGGTTTTTATCTGGGAAGCCATTATGTACAGCGTGAAGATGGTCCTATAGAACATAGCGATTATGAAAAACTGGCTGTTACCTTTAAAACGGTGTATGATATTACCGAAACTGCGAGATGGACAACTGTTTTTGATCTTGTAGATTATCGATCTGACATGTCTGGTTCTCTAAGTGAAACCGATTACAATGAAGGGAATTATGAAAGTGATCAAACGTTTACCGAAAGAGAAGCAATTACATTTAGAGCCAGAACTACACTAGACAAATTTTGGAACGATGCCAATAAAACTTCATTCAATTTTATGGTTAGAAATAATCGAATGGATCAAATTCCTTCCTATAGAATACGTCAATTTAGAAATCAGGGGCAATTAACAGGATTAGGCTCGGGAGAAGTAAACTCTAATCAGTTTAAAAGCTTTGTAGGATTAATTCAGCATAAGTTAGATTTCAACTTTGCCAATTCTTCATTAATCATTGGTACTACTGCAGATTACTCACCACAAGATTATATAGCAGAGACCATACAAGTCGTTGTGGATCCCGAAACAGGGAGAAACCTGGAGTATGCTGTTAATTCTAGAGATTTTATCCTTAATTATAAAGCTAACATCTTTAATTATGCAGGTTTTTTTCAATATGAGATATCACCTGTAGAAGCCTTAAAAGTCACTGCAGCACTACGTTATGATGGTTTTGAATACGATTATGACAATCAAGTTGAAACCGTAGGTGTAAATGATGCTGTCGATAATTTTAATAATCTAACTCCAAAGTTAGGTGTCAATTATAACTTTAATACAAAAACCGGGGTGTATGCAAACTATTCACAAGGATTTGCACCTCCTCAGGTTTCTACATTGTATCGCAATCGAAATGAACTACTAAGTATAAAACCAAGTCGTTATCATAATTACGAACTTGGAGGTTATTTTACTATTCCTTCAAAATTAAAATTAGATGCTGCTATTTATCTTCTCGAAGGGCAAAACACCTTAATTACCTTAAGAGATCAGGATGACAACTTTTTTAGCACCAATGCTGGTAAAACCCAATCATATGGTATTGAGTACGGTATAACCTGGATACCTATAGAAGGGTTATCGATAACTCATAATGGTAGTTATGCACAGCATCGTTATGTAGAGTTTTATGATAGAGGAATTGACTATTCTGATACCGACAGAGAAACGGCTCCCAATCTATTGGGAACTTCTTTAATTACTTATCGTAAGAAGTATGAAAGTGATTTTGGATATAGTATAACGGCAGAACACGAATTGGTAGGTAAATACAATACCAGTTTTGAAGATCAGATAGACAATCAAGATGGTACTTTTGATACTGCGACCTATGGTGGACATTCTGTTTTTAACCTTAGAGCTACCATTCATTATAAAAGTTTCGAAATATGGGGTCATGCGCTTAATGTTTTTGATGAGTTGTATGCCGCCAGAGCCTCATTTAATAGATTTAGAGGAGAAAATAGTTTTACGATTGGAAACCCGAGAGCTTTCCATCTTGGAGTGAAGTATACCTTCTAA
- a CDS encoding bifunctional helix-turn-helix transcriptional regulator/GNAT family N-acetyltransferase, giving the protein MNFFDNIGIIAIGTRLRMLSEKMTEDATKIYEMYDVDLKPKWFPVFYVLSQNGEKSITAIANEIGHSHPSVSKIVREMVKEQILCEKKDKNDGRKNNIELAPKGRQIANHIKDQYTDVQKAVEVTLNQSRHNMWHAIEEFEFLLDQKSMFHRVKEEKKLREIKKVEIVPYEAKYRIPFKNLNEEWITTFFKMEETDRKSLDQPKEYILDKGGEILVALYDKEPVGVCALIKMDDPHYDFELAKMAVSPKAKGKGIGWLLGKAIIKKAQSLNAQKIYLESNTVLKPAINLYHKLGFNKVAGHSTPYERCNIQMELILD; this is encoded by the coding sequence ATGAATTTTTTTGACAATATTGGTATAATAGCAATTGGCACCAGGCTTAGAATGTTAAGTGAAAAGATGACAGAAGATGCTACGAAAATTTATGAAATGTATGATGTGGATTTAAAACCAAAATGGTTTCCTGTGTTTTATGTTCTGTCTCAGAATGGCGAGAAATCTATTACTGCAATAGCCAATGAAATTGGTCACTCTCACCCTTCTGTAAGCAAAATTGTTCGGGAGATGGTTAAAGAACAAATTTTATGTGAAAAGAAAGATAAAAATGATGGGAGAAAAAATAACATCGAACTGGCTCCCAAAGGCCGGCAGATAGCAAATCATATTAAAGATCAATATACCGATGTACAAAAAGCTGTAGAAGTTACCTTAAATCAAAGTAGGCACAATATGTGGCATGCTATTGAAGAATTTGAATTTCTTTTGGATCAAAAATCAATGTTTCACCGTGTAAAAGAAGAAAAGAAACTTAGAGAAATAAAAAAAGTTGAAATCGTTCCTTATGAGGCTAAATATAGAATCCCATTCAAGAACCTCAATGAAGAATGGATCACTACCTTTTTTAAGATGGAAGAAACGGATCGTAAATCTCTGGATCAACCAAAAGAATACATTTTGGATAAAGGAGGTGAGATATTAGTTGCATTATACGATAAAGAACCTGTTGGTGTATGCGCTTTGATAAAAATGGATGATCCTCACTACGACTTTGAACTTGCCAAAATGGCTGTTTCTCCAAAGGCAAAAGGTAAAGGTATAGGTTGGTTATTAGGGAAAGCTATAATCAAAAAAGCGCAATCATTAAATGCTCAAAAAATATATTTAGAAAGTAATACTGTATTAAAACCTGCCATTAATCTGTATCATAAACTAGGGTTTAACAAAGTAGCAGGGCACTCAACTCCATATGAGCGATGTAATATCCAAATGGAATTGATATTAGATTAA
- a CDS encoding OmpA family protein, with product MKKIILFVCVLFISTLSIHAQKKKDLLEEINKLRKELKTTEAELNDSRKKEKATLTQVETMEIQVKDLKETNASLLTNMSSFTQLSNQKAKNLETSLESLQEKDKQIKTINDAIGKTDSTKLATLTVLKNALGSDANIAVQNGAVLITLANTLLFGEDDNNCVIEDKAKGVLEKIANALNAKPDLKIIVEGNSNAINFKDKSISDNWDLSTKQAASVVRTLQNDFKVDPKRMDVLGKSEYGSQSIETATRIIIDPKFDEFYGLVKENMKNGSKK from the coding sequence ATGAAAAAAATTATTTTATTTGTTTGTGTATTGTTTATTTCGACTTTGTCTATTCATGCACAGAAAAAAAAGGACCTTCTTGAAGAAATAAATAAGCTAAGAAAGGAATTAAAAACTACCGAAGCTGAGTTAAATGATTCTCGTAAAAAAGAAAAAGCAACATTAACTCAGGTTGAAACAATGGAGATACAAGTAAAAGATCTAAAAGAGACCAATGCTTCTCTTTTGACCAATATGAGTAGTTTTACCCAATTATCTAATCAGAAAGCTAAAAACTTAGAAACTTCTCTTGAAAGTCTTCAGGAAAAAGATAAACAGATTAAGACGATAAACGATGCTATTGGTAAAACCGATTCTACCAAACTGGCAACGTTAACCGTTTTAAAAAACGCACTTGGCAGTGATGCTAATATTGCCGTACAAAATGGTGCTGTGTTAATTACTTTGGCCAATACATTACTGTTTGGTGAAGATGATAATAATTGTGTTATTGAAGATAAAGCAAAAGGTGTCTTGGAAAAAATAGCAAATGCTTTAAATGCGAAACCCGATTTAAAAATCATTGTAGAAGGAAATAGCAATGCAATTAATTTTAAAGACAAAAGTATTAGCGATAATTGGGATCTTAGTACAAAACAAGCTGCATCGGTAGTAAGGACTCTACAGAATGATTTTAAAGTGGACCCAAAAAGAATGGATGTTCTGGGAAAAAGCGAATATGGTTCGCAAAGTATAGAAACTGCTACCAGAATTATAATTGATCCAAAATTTGATGAGTTCTATGGACTTGTTAAAGAAAACATGAAAAACGGATCCAAAAAGTAA